The Actinomycetota bacterium genome contains the following window.
GGATGCTGTTTTCTGGAATTACCGGCTGGAGCAGGTAAAGGTGTTTGATGCGGTATCCTGCTATACTGCTTATGCCGGCCGGCCTCAAAATACGGCAGAATTTGCAGAAAGGCTTAAATTCCTATATATGGTATGGAAAATAGCAGCCAGCGCAGCTGATACTGATTTTATCCCTTCTGCCATACCGGCCTATGATGACCGTTGCCTAAGCAGTGAAAGGCAAAGCGTGCCTCCCCTGGAAGGCACTGCTGACGATTTTAAATACCAGCTGGAAACCATAAAGGCTTTCCTGGACCCGGTAAATATTTCTACAGGATTGACCCAGGTATCCATTGCTACTTTCAATGAACATCAGGAAGGAAGCTCGGTAGAGCCTTCCCTGGAATGGGGGTATGAGCGCATAGAGCAGATTCCAGCTGTATTTGGCCTTGATTAGAGGCTATCTGTGGGCTTTTCTAAGACTTGACATAATAGCCCGAGGTTTGTATTTTATTTATTTTTTATTATAATATGTGTTTTAACGTAAATAGAATAATGAGGCAGGAGGCGCTTTTAGTTGGATTACAAAATATTAGATGTAAAGAAGGAAAAGGATAAGGTTACCTTAAACCTGGAGATACAGGGCAAATATTTTAACAAGGCTTTAGGAAAAGCCTATAAGAACATATCCCAGAAAGCAAATATTCCAGGGTTTAGAAAAGGCAAGGTTCCCTATCAGGTAATAGATACTAATTTTGGCAGGCAATATGTTTTAAATAAAGCGGCCAGCATATCTGTTTCCGAGCTGTATCCACAAATAATAGATAATGCCAACATTGATCCCATAGATTATCCCGGGGTAAAATTTAAAGAGATTGCTGACGGTAAACCATTGGGCGTAGAGATAACCATACCAGTAGAGCCGGAGATAAAAGCTCCCGGCTATGATAAGCTGGAAGTTACCGCCAAGCCTGCAGAGGTAACCCAGGAAGAAATAGATAGCTATATAGACAGGATAAGGGAGAAATATTCCTCACTGGAGCCGGTGGATGGAGATGATCCGGCAAAGGACGGGGATTATGTGACCATTGATTTTGAGGGCATGGTGGAAGGCCAGGAATTGGAAGATGGAAAATCTGAGGATTTTGTATTGGAAATAGGCTCTAAGACCCTTACCCCGGAATTTGAAAAATCAATAATAGGCATGAAAAAGGGTGAAGAAAAGACAGTTGAATTTACTTTGCCGGACAATATAAGAAGAAATGACCTGGCTGGGAAGAAAGCTGAATTTAAGGTTAAGCTAAAGGAAATAAAGAAGAAAGTAGTGCCCGAGGTAGATAAGGAGTTCTTAAAAGAAGCAGGGGACTACCAGGACAAAAAAGAATTTGAGCAGGAAATAAAAAAGGATCTCTCCCAGCAGAAGGAACAGGCCCGGAAGGAAGAGATACTGGGGCAGGTAATAGAGCAGCTTATAGAGAGGGCGGATATTAAAGCGCCTGCTGCTATGGTTAGGAACAGAACAGAGCAGATGAAGAGTGAATTTGAAAACACCTTGAAAAACCAGAAGATTAATAAGAAGAATTACCTGCAGGCTACCGGCATGGACGAAACAGTGCTGGAGCAGCAGTTTGCCCAGAGGGCAGAAGCTGAAATAAAACAGTATTTGTTGTTTAAGGCATTAGAGAAAGCGGAAAAAGATAAAATTGAGCCTAAGGAAGAGGACGTAAAGAAAGAAGCTGACCAGATAATCGCCAATTATAGCAAGGAAGAGGAAAAGAAAAAGATTGAAGATTATCTGCAAACTCCAGAGGGTAAGGAAAACCTGCTGTCCTCTATTAGAAGAAGGAACCTTATGGATAAGCTTATAGGCAGTGCTAAAGTGGTGGATAAAAAGAAGGAGTCACCCAAGAAAGAGAAAAAAACGGAGGAAAAACAGGGCGGACAAACTAAGAAGCTCTGGACTCCAGGTCAAAAATAAGGAAGTGTGATATATGAATATTAAAAACAATTATCTGGTTCCCATGGTAATTGAACAGACAAACCGGGGAGAGAGATCTTTTGATATATACTCCCGGCTGCTAAAGGAAAGAATAATTTTTTTAGGAGTAGGCATAGATGATAATGTAGCTAATGTGGTAATGGCCCAGATGCTGCACCTGGAGGCCGAGGATCCTGAAAAGGATATACAGCTGTACATAAACAGTCCCGGCGGAGTGGTAACTGCAGCCCTGGCTATGTATGATACCATGCAGTTTATTAAATCGCCGGTATCTACTATTTGTATTGGGCAGGCTGCCAGTGCAGCAGCGGTACTGCTGCTGGCAGGGGATAAGGGGAAAAGATTCTCTTTGCCCAATTCCAGGGTGTTGCTGCACCAGCCTTCCGGCGGTGTTACCGGGACTACTATGGATGTGGAGATCCATACCAGGGAAATGGTGAGGATTAGAAGCCTGTTAAATGATATAATAGCCAAACATACCGGACAGGATATAAAAAAAGTAGAAAAAGATACTGAAAGAGATTTTATACTGACTGCAGAAGAAGCAAAAAAATACGGTATTGTGGATCAGGTAATATATAAGAAATAAATTTTAGAAAAGGAAGTGTTTTATATTGGAAAAAAATGACAAAAGGGGTAATTTCCTAAAATGCTCGTTTTGTGGCAAACCCCAGAATCAGGTAAAGAAGCTTATTGCCGGTCCTGGGGTTTATGTTTGCGATGAATGCATAGGGCTATGTAATGAAATACTGGAAGAGGAGCTGGGAGAACAGCAGGAACTTGATTTTAAGAACCTGCCCAAGCCCAGTGAAATATATTCTATTTTAAATGATTATGTAATTGGCCAGGAAGCTGCTAAAAAGATACTTTCAGTAGCAGTTTATAATCATTACAAAAGGATTAAGCATGGAGACAGCGCTAAAAAGGATGATGTTGAGCTCCAAAAAAGCAATATACTGCTGATGGGTCCTACCGGCTGCGGCAAGACCTTGCTGGCACAGACCCTGGCCCGCATCCTTAATGTCCCTTTCTGTATTGCAGATGCAACCGCTTTAACCGAGGCCGGTTATGTGGGGGAAGATGTGGAAAACATATTGCTCAAACTTATACAGGCAGCAGATTTTGATATCAAGAAAGCGGAAACGGGCATAATATATATAGATGAGATAGATAAAATCAGCAGAAAATCCGATAACCCTTCTATTACCAGGGATGTGTCCGGGGAAGGGGTACAGCAGGCATTACTGAAGATACTGGAAGGCACCGAAGCCAATGTCCCTCCCCATGGGGGCAGGAAACATCCCCAGCAGGATTTTATCCAGATTAATACCAATAATATTTTATTTATATGCGGCGGCTCTTTTGCCGGTCTGGATAAGATAATAGAGAGCAGGGTAAATAAAAAAAGCATCGGCTTTATTGCGGAAAAGATTCCAGGGAAAGCGGAAAAAATGGACTGGCTCTTCCCTCAGGCTATGCCGGAGGATTTATTAAAATTTGGGTTAATTCCGGAACTGATAGGAAGATTGCCGGTGTTAGCTACCCTTACTAGCCTCAGTGAAGCAGATTTGGTAAGAATACTGACAGAGCCTAAAAATGCACTGGTTAAACAGTATAAGAAAATATTTGAAATGGATAATGTGGAACTGGTAATTAAAGATGATGCCCTGTCTGCTATTGCCAGGCTGGCTATGACCCGGGGCACGGGAGCCAGAGGGTTGAGGTCTATTATGGAAGAGAACATGACCGATATCATGTTTACTATTCCTGATGAAAGTGATGCCAAAAAAATGGTTATTGATGCTAAGGTGATAGAAAAGAAGGCAGCTCCCCAGGTTGTCAAGCAGCCCCAGCAAGAGCTTAAAAGCAAAGAGAAGTTAGCTTAACATGTTTAGTAAAATAGAGGGCAGCTACGATCCTGCCGCATTTGAAACCAAAATTTATGATTTTTGGGAAAATAAAGGCTATTTCCATGCGGAAGTAGATTTTGACCGCAAGCCTTTCTGTATAGTCATACCTCCCCCCAATGTTACGGGGCAACTGCATATAGGGCATGCTTTAAATAACAGCCTCCAGGATATAATTATCAGGTATAAAAGGATGTCAGGCTATAATGCCAGCTGGACTCCGGGAGTAGACCATGCAGGGATTGCTACCCAGAATGTGGTAGAAAGATACTTGGAGCAAAAAGGCACCAGCAGGCATGAGCTGGGAAGGGAAAAATTTGTAGAAGAGGTATGGAAATGGAAACAGCAATATGGTGACCGCATTATATACCAGCTAAAAAGGCTGGGATGTTCCTGTGACTGGCCCCGGCAGAGATTTACCATGGACGATGAATATGTAAAGGCGGTTACCAAAGAATTTAACACCTTATATAAGGATAACCTTATATACCGGGGCAATTACATGGTTAACTGGTGCCCCCGGTGTGCTACTGCTGTTTCTGATATTGAAGTGGATCATGTGCAGAAAGACGGTTACCTGTGGGATATAAAATATCCTCTGGCTGACAGCCAGGGACAGCCTGTAGACGATAAGTTTATAGTGGTTTCAACCACCAGGCCGGAAACCATGCTGGGAGATACTGCAGTGGCTGTACATCCTGAGGATGATAGGTATAAGCAGTATGTGGGCCAGAAGGTTTACCTCCCCCTTACCGGAAGGGTCATTCCTATTATAGCCGATGAGTTTGTAGATCCCCAGTTTGGTACCGGAGCGGTAAAGGTTACTCCCGCCCATGACCCCAATGATTTTGAAATGGGTAACCGGCATGGGCTGGAAAAAATCAACATAATGAATGCAGATGCTACCATTAATGAAAACGGCGCCCCTTACAGCGGTATGGACAGGTTTAAGGCCAGGGAAGCTATTTTAGGCGATCTGTCCAGGCAAGGTTTTCTGCTGCAAAAGAGGGATCACCTGTCCAGTGTGGGCAAGTGTTCGCGATGCGATACGGTAATAGAGCCCCGGATATCCATGCAGTGGTTTGTATCCATGAAAAAACTGGCGGCGCCGGCTATAGAAGCAGTAAGGGAAGGCAGAATAAAAATTATTCCCAAGAAATGGGAAAAAATTTATTTTAACTGGATGGAAAATATAAGGGACTGGTGCATTTCCAGGCAATTATGGTGGGGACATCGTATTCCAGTATGGTACTGCAGGCAGTGTGGGCAGATGATAGTGGCAGAGGAAGAACCACGGCAGTGTACCCAGTGCGGCAGCAGCGATTTATACCAGGACGAAGATGTACTGGACACCTGGTTCAGTTCATGCCTGTGGCCTTTTACTTCTGCTGGCTGGCCCCAGGATACCCCTGAGCTTAAATATTTTTTTCCTACAAATGTACTTA
Protein-coding sequences here:
- the tig gene encoding trigger factor, whose amino-acid sequence is MDYKILDVKKEKDKVTLNLEIQGKYFNKALGKAYKNISQKANIPGFRKGKVPYQVIDTNFGRQYVLNKAASISVSELYPQIIDNANIDPIDYPGVKFKEIADGKPLGVEITIPVEPEIKAPGYDKLEVTAKPAEVTQEEIDSYIDRIREKYSSLEPVDGDDPAKDGDYVTIDFEGMVEGQELEDGKSEDFVLEIGSKTLTPEFEKSIIGMKKGEEKTVEFTLPDNIRRNDLAGKKAEFKVKLKEIKKKVVPEVDKEFLKEAGDYQDKKEFEQEIKKDLSQQKEQARKEEILGQVIEQLIERADIKAPAAMVRNRTEQMKSEFENTLKNQKINKKNYLQATGMDETVLEQQFAQRAEAEIKQYLLFKALEKAEKDKIEPKEEDVKKEADQIIANYSKEEEKKKIEDYLQTPEGKENLLSSIRRRNLMDKLIGSAKVVDKKKESPKKEKKTEEKQGGQTKKLWTPGQK
- a CDS encoding ATP-dependent Clp protease proteolytic subunit, which translates into the protein MNIKNNYLVPMVIEQTNRGERSFDIYSRLLKERIIFLGVGIDDNVANVVMAQMLHLEAEDPEKDIQLYINSPGGVVTAALAMYDTMQFIKSPVSTICIGQAASAAAVLLLAGDKGKRFSLPNSRVLLHQPSGGVTGTTMDVEIHTREMVRIRSLLNDIIAKHTGQDIKKVEKDTERDFILTAEEAKKYGIVDQVIYKK
- the clpX gene encoding ATP-dependent Clp protease ATP-binding subunit ClpX; this encodes MLEKNDKRGNFLKCSFCGKPQNQVKKLIAGPGVYVCDECIGLCNEILEEELGEQQELDFKNLPKPSEIYSILNDYVIGQEAAKKILSVAVYNHYKRIKHGDSAKKDDVELQKSNILLMGPTGCGKTLLAQTLARILNVPFCIADATALTEAGYVGEDVENILLKLIQAADFDIKKAETGIIYIDEIDKISRKSDNPSITRDVSGEGVQQALLKILEGTEANVPPHGGRKHPQQDFIQINTNNILFICGGSFAGLDKIIESRVNKKSIGFIAEKIPGKAEKMDWLFPQAMPEDLLKFGLIPELIGRLPVLATLTSLSEADLVRILTEPKNALVKQYKKIFEMDNVELVIKDDALSAIARLAMTRGTGARGLRSIMEENMTDIMFTIPDESDAKKMVIDAKVIEKKAAPQVVKQPQQELKSKEKLA
- a CDS encoding valine--tRNA ligase, with product MFSKIEGSYDPAAFETKIYDFWENKGYFHAEVDFDRKPFCIVIPPPNVTGQLHIGHALNNSLQDIIIRYKRMSGYNASWTPGVDHAGIATQNVVERYLEQKGTSRHELGREKFVEEVWKWKQQYGDRIIYQLKRLGCSCDWPRQRFTMDDEYVKAVTKEFNTLYKDNLIYRGNYMVNWCPRCATAVSDIEVDHVQKDGYLWDIKYPLADSQGQPVDDKFIVVSTTRPETMLGDTAVAVHPEDDRYKQYVGQKVYLPLTGRVIPIIADEFVDPQFGTGAVKVTPAHDPNDFEMGNRHGLEKINIMNADATINENGAPYSGMDRFKAREAILGDLSRQGFLLQKRDHLSSVGKCSRCDTVIEPRISMQWFVSMKKLAAPAIEAVREGRIKIIPKKWEKIYFNWMENIRDWCISRQLWWGHRIPVWYCRQCGQMIVAEEEPRQCTQCGSSDLYQDEDVLDTWFSSCLWPFTSAGWPQDTPELKYFFPTNVLITGHDIIFFWVARMIMMSLYFMKDVPFRQVFINPLVNDESGQKMSKSKGNVVDPMDIIGEQGADVLRFTLCSLTTPGKNLLLGNDKIEGTKNFANKLWNASKFVLSNIDENTADKDFSQLSLNLWDQWILTRLNKTIKGVNKYLDRYNFSFASRLLYHFFWSDYCDWYIEASKVRIYHSQDESDKDTALYLLWYILERYLRLLHPFMPHITENIWQSIPHQGESIMVQGYPEEDGHLFLEAESSANMLFGVISAIRKVRSELKISPAVKIKVNLNGGDRKFFEDNQEYIKSLAKVSDLGFEAVQEQRGFIKTTYRKVDIYIYILDVVDIDLEIKRLQEEFRKVEVLAEKSSKKMTNPQFLNKAPAEIVQKEKDKLDRFKGELTLLSEQLAKMKNIKR